In the genome of Sorangium aterium, one region contains:
- a CDS encoding RNA polymerase sigma factor — translation MATDAVAFTLAQLVVFLLAIVVHNRRFAPRRLTSAELVAQAGVVSALVARYLRGRRATREDVKDLAQDVLLAAWEASEEDRYRPDPDVQPAEALRVWIRALAYHRVRHHLESARVQREEIVATPPHAEHEAPTPDQAIEREERRLAFLEALHQLPVHEGDVIIAHDIFEMSIEDVAEQQDAPVSTAYRWRSRGIEALIRALRPRRG, via the coding sequence ATGGCGACGGACGCAGTAGCGTTTACCCTCGCTCAGCTCGTCGTTTTCCTTCTCGCAATCGTCGTTCACAACCGGCGCTTCGCGCCAAGGCGCCTCACGTCTGCCGAGCTCGTCGCGCAAGCAGGCGTCGTCAGCGCCCTCGTAGCGCGCTACCTCCGAGGTCGCCGGGCGACACGCGAGGATGTCAAAGACCTCGCGCAAGACGTGCTCCTCGCCGCGTGGGAGGCCAGCGAAGAGGACCGCTACCGCCCCGACCCGGACGTGCAGCCCGCAGAAGCGCTTCGTGTCTGGATACGGGCGCTGGCCTATCACCGCGTCCGCCATCACCTCGAAAGTGCCCGGGTGCAACGCGAGGAGATCGTCGCGACCCCGCCCCACGCCGAGCACGAGGCACCGACTCCTGATCAGGCCATCGAGCGCGAGGAGCGGCGCCTTGCCTTCCTCGAGGCGCTGCACCAGCTACCCGTGCACGAGGGCGACGTGATCATTGCCCACGATATCTTCGAGATGTCGATCGAGGACGTGGCCGAGCAGCAAGACGCGCCGGTCAGCACGGCTTACAGGTGGCGCTCCCGCGGGATCGAGGCGCTGATCAGGGCGCTGCGGCCGCGGCGAGGGTGA
- a CDS encoding serine/threonine-protein kinase, producing the protein MSPNSSGAPLGQGASLGPFRLVRQLGSGGFAPVWLAEEVYEGRKLRDVAIKLFFVPEQLAGSSDATAAWRDTILDEAQALCRVEHPNVVRFYSFQRDDALGVVGLVMEYVAGTSLDELSREAGRLPERVVLEAASAVAWALSAVHTAGLVHRDVKPANVVRGLGVYKLIDFGISGGNARSWVEGGRTAPTGPPPTVAVDGYSGTVLAEEPAGATMTLSVPVVAGGVRELGSVLAGTPGYIAPECAVGQSATPASDLYALGVLIFRLRTGSLPAEIERRSGEQAHWLFVPRRPAPPLEALVPDPTTATGLLSRLTATLIALDPQSRPRHADQVARELDRILAALDPELAPPGSKEGSQPPVRGSERSARPLSEDRPARPLPEDRPPRPPLEDRPARPPLLGRRAELDAIARAAQAAQEGRVRGIVVGGHQGIGRSRLLDAAVERTGWDLRHVVRLRCLPERRSPFYPLRRAAEELVESDVPELRALPAALERALSPALLPSADEVAHTVEAIEDALLRASAREPLLLLVDDLQWADAATLELIKLLLRRAAAEGQGRLLVVAAARSEPSRPAPLRALLGEVRARVCPGVAYLGLAPLDLEAAAELAQAVGRGLHLEGTLGGAAAPAAPLAPALERAVVATSGGVPFYIVHALMAWHESGALALGDGSLCAADDRALRGEVPGVADLLEARVASFAADSAAERSALRTLAAVALCGGGLGVDVLLRVVGDDERAEAALEALVGAGVLTASGDAQEYSFPQEMLRQAALHLTQRRPWFQRLHRALLDALAEGAQGRVDAGLLGAGYERLGAVAEARRWLGRAMAEAAAAGLFEEAAALADRLAALAADPEARAGLEIDAVRALIQGRKLEEASRRLVRFSEHAVVARGGPLDVRRRIHRLEVARGLSEAGADDPGLLADADALGEAALRCEARMALAGVAAGDRAMELAGEAVELAAGAGPAAELAARVLRCELNYAQNRRDHGLLERDLQRALAIAAPLASAWHRVHIGGDLAVLEAELGRTGVAIDRLRRLVAEAEQQGMRGQLRLLLQNLSAFLMREGRAAEAAEVAQRTAELAAQDGDPALRAAALSLLAAALTRAGRPAAALESADQAEQLQRARGDRYHALTLLRRAEIHWELERVGDALEDAVEARRVAEEHGDDSIAAGARLWAALRRAQLGKIDTERRRLVGEVRASSPRVIGLLRGLLPEMAAWLDEG; encoded by the coding sequence TTGTCGCCGAATTCCTCCGGAGCCCCGCTCGGGCAGGGCGCCAGCCTCGGCCCCTTCCGGCTCGTCCGGCAGCTGGGCAGCGGCGGGTTCGCGCCGGTCTGGCTGGCCGAGGAGGTCTACGAAGGCAGGAAGCTCCGCGACGTCGCCATCAAGCTCTTCTTCGTACCAGAGCAGCTCGCGGGCTCCTCCGACGCGACGGCGGCGTGGCGAGACACGATTCTCGACGAGGCGCAGGCGCTCTGCCGGGTCGAGCACCCGAACGTCGTGCGGTTCTATTCGTTCCAGCGCGACGACGCCCTCGGCGTGGTCGGCCTGGTGATGGAGTATGTGGCCGGCACGAGCCTCGATGAGCTCTCTCGCGAGGCCGGCCGGCTCCCCGAGCGCGTCGTCCTCGAAGCGGCGTCCGCCGTCGCCTGGGCGCTCTCCGCTGTGCACACCGCCGGGCTCGTCCATCGGGACGTCAAGCCCGCCAACGTCGTCCGGGGGTTGGGCGTCTACAAGCTGATCGATTTCGGGATCTCCGGGGGAAACGCGCGGAGCTGGGTCGAGGGGGGGCGCACCGCCCCCACCGGGCCGCCGCCGACCGTGGCGGTCGACGGTTACTCCGGCACGGTGCTGGCCGAGGAGCCGGCCGGCGCGACCATGACCTTGAGCGTGCCCGTGGTCGCCGGCGGCGTCCGGGAGCTGGGCTCCGTGCTCGCGGGCACACCCGGCTACATCGCTCCAGAGTGCGCCGTCGGCCAGTCCGCCACGCCCGCCAGCGATCTCTACGCGCTCGGCGTCCTGATCTTCCGCCTGAGGACCGGCAGCCTCCCCGCCGAGATCGAGCGGCGCAGCGGAGAGCAGGCGCACTGGCTCTTCGTGCCGCGGCGGCCGGCTCCCCCGCTCGAGGCGCTCGTGCCCGACCCGACGACGGCGACCGGGCTCCTCTCTCGCCTCACCGCGACGCTGATCGCCCTGGATCCTCAGAGCCGCCCCCGGCACGCCGATCAGGTCGCGCGCGAGCTCGATCGCATCCTCGCCGCGCTCGATCCCGAGCTCGCCCCGCCAGGGAGCAAGGAAGGGTCGCAGCCGCCAGTTCGCGGGTCCGAGCGATCAGCGCGGCCGCTATCCGAGGACCGCCCCGCGCGACCGCTACCCGAGGACCGCCCCCCGCGGCCGCCGCTTGAGGACCGTCCCGCGCGGCCGCCGCTCCTCGGGCGGCGGGCCGAGCTCGACGCGATCGCGCGCGCTGCGCAGGCCGCGCAGGAGGGCCGCGTGCGCGGGATCGTGGTGGGCGGCCATCAGGGGATCGGGCGCAGCCGGCTGCTCGACGCCGCGGTCGAGCGCACCGGCTGGGACCTGCGCCACGTCGTCCGGCTCCGGTGCCTGCCGGAGCGACGCAGCCCGTTCTATCCGCTGCGCCGCGCCGCCGAGGAGCTCGTCGAGAGCGACGTCCCCGAGCTTCGCGCGCTCCCCGCGGCGCTGGAGCGGGCGCTGTCTCCGGCGCTGCTCCCCTCCGCGGACGAGGTCGCGCACACGGTCGAGGCCATCGAGGACGCGCTGCTGCGGGCGAGCGCCCGCGAGCCGCTGCTGCTCCTCGTCGACGATCTGCAATGGGCCGACGCGGCGACGCTGGAGCTGATCAAGCTGCTCCTGCGGCGCGCCGCCGCGGAAGGGCAGGGCCGGCTGCTCGTTGTGGCGGCCGCGCGCAGCGAGCCGAGCCGGCCGGCGCCCCTGCGCGCCCTGCTGGGCGAGGTGCGCGCGCGGGTGTGCCCCGGGGTGGCCTACCTCGGCCTCGCGCCGCTCGATCTCGAGGCCGCCGCCGAGCTCGCGCAGGCGGTGGGCCGAGGCCTGCACCTGGAGGGCACGCTGGGCGGGGCCGCGGCGCCCGCCGCCCCGCTCGCGCCCGCGCTGGAGCGGGCCGTGGTCGCGACGTCCGGGGGCGTGCCCTTCTACATCGTGCACGCGCTCATGGCGTGGCACGAGAGCGGCGCCCTGGCGCTCGGCGACGGGAGCCTCTGCGCCGCGGACGACCGGGCCCTGCGGGGGGAGGTCCCCGGCGTGGCCGATCTGCTCGAGGCCCGGGTGGCCTCGTTCGCGGCCGACAGCGCCGCCGAGCGCAGCGCCCTGCGGACCCTCGCCGCGGTGGCGCTCTGCGGCGGCGGGCTCGGCGTCGACGTGCTCCTGCGCGTCGTGGGGGACGACGAGCGCGCCGAGGCGGCGCTCGAGGCGCTCGTCGGCGCGGGCGTGCTGACGGCCTCCGGCGACGCGCAGGAGTACAGCTTCCCGCAGGAGATGCTGCGGCAGGCGGCGCTCCACCTGACGCAGCGGCGGCCGTGGTTCCAGCGGCTGCACAGGGCGCTGCTCGACGCGCTCGCGGAGGGCGCGCAGGGGCGCGTGGACGCGGGGCTCCTCGGCGCGGGCTACGAGCGGCTCGGCGCCGTGGCCGAGGCGCGCCGCTGGCTCGGCCGCGCGATGGCCGAGGCGGCCGCCGCAGGGCTCTTCGAGGAGGCGGCGGCGCTCGCGGATCGGCTGGCCGCGCTCGCGGCGGATCCCGAGGCGCGCGCCGGCCTGGAGATCGACGCGGTCCGGGCGCTCATCCAGGGACGGAAGCTCGAGGAGGCGAGCCGGCGGCTCGTGCGCTTCTCGGAGCACGCCGTCGTGGCGCGCGGCGGGCCGCTCGACGTGCGTCGGCGCATCCACCGGCTCGAGGTGGCGCGCGGACTCAGCGAGGCGGGGGCCGACGATCCGGGGCTGCTCGCCGACGCGGACGCGCTCGGCGAGGCCGCGCTCCGCTGCGAGGCGCGGATGGCGCTCGCGGGGGTGGCCGCCGGGGATCGCGCGATGGAGCTCGCGGGCGAGGCGGTGGAGCTCGCGGCGGGCGCGGGCCCCGCGGCCGAGCTCGCGGCCCGCGTGCTCCGGTGCGAGCTGAACTACGCCCAGAACCGCCGCGATCACGGGCTGCTGGAGCGCGACCTCCAGCGCGCGCTCGCCATCGCGGCGCCGCTGGCCTCGGCGTGGCACAGGGTCCACATCGGGGGCGATCTCGCGGTGCTCGAGGCCGAGCTGGGGCGGACCGGCGTGGCGATCGACCGGCTGCGCAGGCTCGTCGCCGAGGCCGAGCAGCAGGGGATGCGGGGCCAGCTCCGGCTGCTCCTGCAGAACCTCTCGGCCTTCCTGATGCGCGAGGGGCGCGCCGCCGAGGCGGCGGAGGTCGCGCAGCGGACCGCGGAGCTCGCGGCGCAGGACGGGGATCCCGCGCTCCGCGCGGCGGCGCTCTCGCTCCTGGCGGCGGCGCTCACGCGGGCGGGCCGGCCCGCCGCCGCGCTGGAGAGCGCGGATCAGGCCGAGCAGCTCCAGCGGGCGCGGGGGGACCGGTACCACGCGCTGACGCTGCTCCGGCGCGCCGAGATTCACTGGGAGCTGGAGCGGGTGGGGGACGCCCTGGAGGACGCGGTGGAGGCCCGGCGCGTGGCCGAGGAGCACGGCGACGACAGCATCGCCGCCGGCGCGCGCCTCTGGGCGGCGCTGCGCCGCGCGCAGCTCGGCAAGATCGATACGGAGCGCCGGCGGCTCGTCGGGGAGGTGCGCGCGTCGAGCCCGCGCGTCATCGGCCTCCTGCGGGGCCTCCTGCCGGAGATGGCGGCGTGGCTCGACGAGGGGTGA
- the rlmN gene encoding 23S rRNA (adenine(2503)-C(2))-methyltransferase RlmN, with protein MRVPEIPEEMASPPRAGDPPAQVAGRPLIRRSARVPRWRAQLADHDAASLAELLCRAGGTASAARSVAGKVVRHAFGAEPGAQVPAPAWDARALAALGVGAWAHEALLELDPAPSLEIAERAPAQDDTLRLVLRTRDGALIESVLIPGPARTTLCVSSQVGCARACSFCETGRLGLERQLAAGEIVDQVRIARALAAERGGAPLRNLVFMGMGEPFDNLGEVLKAIRLLTDPRAFRFAPSHVTVSTVGVADKIEPFFREARAELAVSLNAPDDARRQAIMPVNARFSMAALKEAIARALPQGRRVLFEYVLFDHFNDAPEDADLLAAYVAGLRCRVNVIPCNPGPDPALRPPSAARLDAFVARLSGLGVTTLVRRPRGRDVGGACGQLAGMARVRQPGPA; from the coding sequence ATGCGCGTTCCGGAGATCCCCGAAGAGATGGCGTCGCCCCCGCGCGCCGGCGACCCGCCGGCGCAGGTCGCGGGGCGCCCGCTGATCCGGAGGAGCGCGCGCGTCCCACGTTGGCGCGCGCAGCTCGCCGACCACGACGCGGCCTCGCTCGCGGAGCTGCTCTGCCGGGCCGGCGGCACGGCGTCGGCGGCGCGCTCGGTCGCCGGCAAGGTGGTGCGCCACGCCTTCGGCGCCGAGCCGGGCGCGCAGGTGCCTGCGCCGGCCTGGGACGCTCGCGCGCTCGCCGCCCTGGGCGTCGGGGCCTGGGCGCACGAGGCGTTGCTCGAGCTCGATCCGGCGCCGTCGCTCGAGATCGCCGAGCGGGCGCCGGCGCAGGACGACACGCTCCGGCTCGTCCTCCGCACGCGCGACGGCGCGCTCATCGAGTCGGTGCTCATCCCGGGGCCTGCCCGCACCACGCTCTGCGTCTCGAGCCAGGTCGGCTGCGCCCGGGCCTGCTCGTTCTGCGAGACGGGGCGGCTCGGGCTCGAGCGCCAGCTCGCCGCCGGCGAGATCGTCGATCAGGTCCGGATCGCGCGGGCGCTCGCGGCCGAGCGCGGCGGCGCGCCCCTCAGGAACCTCGTCTTCATGGGGATGGGGGAGCCGTTCGATAACCTCGGCGAGGTGCTGAAGGCCATCCGGCTGCTCACCGATCCGCGGGCCTTCCGGTTCGCGCCGTCGCACGTCACCGTGAGCACCGTCGGGGTGGCGGACAAGATCGAGCCGTTCTTCCGCGAGGCGCGGGCGGAGCTCGCCGTCAGCCTCAACGCCCCGGACGACGCCCGCAGGCAGGCGATCATGCCCGTGAACGCGCGCTTCTCGATGGCGGCGCTGAAGGAGGCGATCGCGCGGGCGCTGCCGCAGGGGCGGCGCGTGCTCTTCGAGTACGTGCTCTTCGATCACTTCAACGACGCCCCGGAGGACGCGGATCTGCTCGCGGCCTACGTCGCCGGGCTCCGGTGCAGGGTGAACGTCATCCCCTGCAACCCCGGCCCGGATCCGGCGCTGCGCCCGCCGTCCGCCGCGCGGCTCGACGCCTTCGTGGCGCGGCTGTCCGGCCTTGGCGTGACGACGCTCGTGCGGCGGCCGCGGGGGCGCGACGTGGGCGGCGCCTGCGGTCAGCTCGCGGGGATGGCCCGCGTCAGGCAGCCAGGGCCAGCGTGA
- a CDS encoding DUF5995 family protein: MAASHPAVSAARHPVLQGVTMAPANVSEALVALETVAARLRERNDPRAVFPDVYAVITRRVKEAVGAGSDGRFLEPAWISRLAGIFCEYYLTALAASLEGRSTGVEAWDVAFRCASAGGAAAAVHGLLGINAHINYDLALGLYRNIVQHGAAQDARLLGRYRHDHDLVNEILAAAMPEIFAILRVRYGCPLARVATFSRDVERAVSSVVMYLLKCWRDRVWTDLLSLLATLGHTGEAGKRAVLARMNQRSGKIARTFAVGHGALRVGAPLASGAALTLALAA; the protein is encoded by the coding sequence TTGGCTGCGTCCCATCCCGCGGTGTCCGCCGCGCGTCATCCCGTCCTGCAGGGCGTGACGATGGCGCCGGCGAACGTCTCCGAGGCGCTGGTCGCGCTCGAGACGGTCGCCGCGCGGCTGCGCGAGAGGAACGACCCGCGGGCGGTGTTCCCCGACGTCTACGCCGTGATCACGCGCCGCGTGAAAGAGGCGGTCGGCGCCGGCTCGGACGGCCGGTTCCTCGAGCCGGCGTGGATCTCGCGCCTGGCGGGGATCTTCTGCGAGTACTACCTGACGGCCCTCGCGGCGTCGCTGGAAGGGCGGTCGACGGGCGTCGAGGCGTGGGACGTCGCGTTCCGGTGCGCCAGCGCGGGCGGGGCGGCGGCGGCGGTGCACGGGCTGCTCGGCATCAACGCGCACATCAACTACGACCTGGCCCTCGGGCTCTACCGGAACATCGTCCAGCACGGCGCGGCGCAGGACGCCCGGCTTCTCGGGCGCTACCGTCACGACCACGACCTTGTGAATGAAATTCTCGCGGCGGCGATGCCGGAGATCTTCGCGATCCTGCGCGTTCGTTATGGTTGCCCGCTCGCCCGGGTCGCGACCTTCAGCCGGGACGTGGAGCGCGCCGTCTCGAGCGTCGTGATGTACCTGCTCAAGTGCTGGCGCGACCGGGTCTGGACCGACCTGCTCTCCTTGCTCGCGACGCTCGGGCACACGGGCGAGGCGGGCAAGCGCGCGGTGCTCGCCCGGATGAACCAGCGTTCGGGGAAGATCGCCCGCACGTTCGCGGTGGGCCACGGAGCGCTCCGCGTCGGGGCGCCGCTCGCCAGCGGCGCCGCCCTCACGCTGGCCCTGGCTGCCTGA
- a CDS encoding Uma2 family endonuclease — MGQPAKKQRRATYADLEAVPPNKVAELIRGVLHVMPRPAPRHANAASSLGADLHGAFQRGRGGPGGWWILDEPELHFPDPHAPGEIDALVPDIAGWRRERMPELPETAYFALAPDWICEILSASTEDVDRDEKMPIYAREGVRHAWLVDPIQRTLEVYVLGADRRWGPAVVHRDAARVRVEPFDAVELDLSVPWAR; from the coding sequence ATGGGTCAGCCCGCCAAGAAGCAGCGCCGCGCCACGTACGCCGACCTCGAGGCCGTCCCGCCGAACAAGGTGGCGGAGCTCATCCGGGGCGTGCTCCACGTCATGCCCCGGCCGGCGCCGCGACATGCGAACGCCGCGTCGTCGCTGGGGGCCGACCTGCACGGCGCCTTCCAGCGCGGACGAGGGGGCCCCGGCGGCTGGTGGATCCTGGACGAGCCCGAGCTGCACTTCCCCGACCCGCACGCGCCTGGTGAGATCGACGCGCTCGTGCCGGACATCGCCGGCTGGCGCCGCGAGCGCATGCCCGAGCTGCCCGAGACGGCGTACTTCGCGCTCGCCCCGGACTGGATCTGCGAGATCCTGAGCGCCTCCACCGAGGACGTCGACCGCGACGAGAAGATGCCGATCTACGCGCGCGAGGGCGTGCGGCACGCGTGGCTGGTCGACCCCATCCAGCGGACGCTGGAGGTGTACGTGCTCGGCGCGGATCGCCGCTGGGGACCTGCGGTCGTCCACCGTGACGCCGCCCGCGTCCGCGTCGAGCCATTCGACGCCGTCGAGCTCGATCTCTCGGTGCCCTGGGCGAGGTGA
- a CDS encoding nitric oxide synthase oxygenase produces the protein MSFLKIVCSEPRNDLASFLQSLPIEPAERAIALVMSTADLAYPLVAARTFVASAREVGASHLLWVAPYFPPSSRVGQQIRDAEASVRASGQPVTTVWHGPLLSALSLWREDIRLRRALPLPLGGGALPWVAPADVARRAIRALEQPGAPAAVVCGPAACSGAEVAAALSRGLRAGLTSERFAWRRFEEIDRDHNRKLSEDELLPYLTGLGMHADEAKALLLAADTTGDGTVDFEEFTAGLRGRLDNLVQQLLREDSFELRYVDTPADQAVAALVQAGLRKAAAEALIEGWASLAREGIPADVRGSDEAWLELPPASVDAWAERHALDFVNVHLLPGQGLLSRREGVVESSAAMGALAGKEAAISKIVDGGGRILSLSRALDGSGVSARWLDAPMESLRWVPCGDRDKRRALLVSSGQLTGLHVEGEWQGLPSAMRLLMARGPLPGWQLTTFRELGELKIDQPAALFEPNEVVCNCAGVKRGQITSLIEAGCATPAELSERTRAGQICGGCAPAVAEMFGGSSLQQAEVKAARELSPGIFQITLAPVGGAPAASVPGQHVLVQGYLDRRWVARAYTLSAPARAGGDYEITVKREELGVFSRWLCERAAASLLRASAPKGSFVLPAPPVERVVFLAGGIGVTPAMAMLRALDGRAGRPNARAFLLDWSASRAADFAYFEEDLRAIAGRTPGVAFRLRATKAEGRLSREQVAELYPYRPGSRALVCGPDAFMRDAQEHLRAVGWPPDAIEQELFSSNVDTAGEVRPTPLRRVGAARAAGGVCPVEHGSFHVTPTAPEAVPTEAEAFLRQCYAELGVPSAVEERWQEVRASLEKHGTYTHLPDELAYGARLAWRNSSRCIGRFFWSTLHVRDLRHLKTEEEIFQALVEHLDLATNGGDIRATMTVFRPGEPRIRIWNGQLVRYAGYRLPEGGILGDPGNVELTDQALALGWPGGERTRFDLLPLIIQIGDGRPKWFELPREKVLEVPIEHPRYGWFAELGLKWHALPAVSNLALDLGGIQYSAAPFNGFYMGTEIGARNLSDVTRYDQLPLIADRLGLDRTRSDTLWQDAALVELNVAVLHSFRQAKVRMMDHHTLSEYFKKFEQQERQCERPVYADWTWIVPPMSASTMAVFHTNMENKILKPNYLYQDDPWKERKG, from the coding sequence ATGAGCTTCCTCAAGATCGTCTGTTCCGAGCCCAGAAACGACCTCGCCTCCTTCCTCCAGTCGCTGCCGATCGAGCCCGCGGAGCGGGCCATCGCGCTCGTGATGAGCACCGCGGATCTCGCCTATCCGCTCGTGGCCGCGCGGACCTTCGTCGCGTCGGCGAGGGAGGTGGGCGCGTCGCACCTCCTCTGGGTGGCTCCGTACTTCCCTCCCTCGAGCCGGGTGGGGCAGCAGATCCGCGACGCTGAGGCGTCCGTGCGCGCCTCCGGCCAGCCGGTGACGACGGTGTGGCACGGACCGCTGCTGAGCGCGCTCAGCCTCTGGCGCGAGGACATCCGGCTCCGTCGCGCGCTGCCGCTGCCGCTCGGCGGCGGCGCGTTGCCCTGGGTGGCGCCCGCGGACGTGGCCCGCCGGGCGATCCGCGCGCTCGAGCAGCCCGGCGCGCCGGCGGCCGTCGTCTGCGGCCCCGCCGCGTGCTCGGGCGCCGAGGTGGCGGCCGCGCTCTCCCGCGGCCTCCGCGCCGGCCTGACGAGCGAGCGCTTCGCGTGGCGCCGGTTCGAGGAGATCGATCGCGACCACAACCGCAAGCTCAGCGAGGACGAGCTCCTACCGTACCTCACCGGCCTCGGGATGCACGCCGACGAGGCGAAGGCGCTGCTCCTGGCCGCGGACACGACCGGGGACGGGACCGTCGACTTCGAGGAGTTCACCGCCGGGCTGCGGGGGCGGCTCGACAACCTGGTCCAGCAGCTGCTGCGCGAAGACTCGTTCGAGCTCCGGTACGTGGACACGCCTGCCGATCAAGCCGTGGCGGCGCTGGTCCAGGCGGGCCTGCGGAAGGCGGCGGCCGAGGCGCTGATCGAGGGCTGGGCGAGCCTGGCCAGGGAGGGGATCCCCGCGGACGTCCGCGGGTCCGACGAGGCCTGGCTCGAGCTGCCGCCCGCGAGCGTCGACGCCTGGGCCGAGCGGCACGCGCTCGATTTCGTCAACGTCCACCTCCTGCCCGGGCAGGGGCTGCTCTCGCGGCGCGAGGGGGTCGTCGAGAGCAGCGCCGCGATGGGCGCCCTGGCGGGCAAGGAGGCAGCGATCTCGAAGATCGTGGACGGCGGCGGCCGCATCCTGTCGCTCTCCCGCGCGCTCGACGGGAGCGGCGTCTCGGCGCGGTGGCTCGACGCCCCCATGGAGAGCCTCCGGTGGGTGCCGTGCGGGGATCGCGACAAGCGCCGGGCGCTGCTCGTGTCGAGCGGGCAGCTCACGGGGCTGCACGTCGAGGGCGAATGGCAGGGCCTCCCCTCGGCGATGCGGCTGCTCATGGCGCGCGGCCCGCTGCCCGGCTGGCAGCTCACGACGTTCCGGGAGCTCGGCGAGCTGAAGATCGATCAGCCCGCGGCGCTGTTCGAGCCGAACGAGGTCGTGTGCAACTGCGCCGGGGTCAAGCGCGGGCAGATCACGAGCCTCATCGAGGCCGGGTGCGCGACGCCCGCCGAGCTGTCGGAGCGGACGCGGGCGGGCCAGATCTGCGGCGGCTGCGCCCCGGCGGTCGCCGAGATGTTCGGCGGATCGAGCCTCCAGCAGGCCGAGGTGAAGGCCGCGCGGGAGCTCTCCCCCGGGATCTTCCAGATCACGCTCGCGCCGGTCGGCGGCGCGCCTGCGGCGTCGGTGCCCGGGCAGCACGTGCTCGTGCAGGGCTACCTCGATCGGCGCTGGGTGGCGCGCGCGTACACGCTCTCGGCGCCGGCGCGCGCCGGCGGCGACTACGAGATCACGGTGAAGCGCGAGGAGCTCGGGGTGTTCTCGCGGTGGCTGTGCGAGCGCGCCGCGGCCTCGCTGCTCCGCGCGTCGGCCCCGAAGGGCAGCTTCGTCCTTCCGGCGCCGCCCGTGGAGCGGGTGGTGTTCCTCGCGGGCGGGATCGGCGTCACGCCGGCGATGGCGATGCTGCGGGCGCTCGACGGGAGGGCCGGCCGCCCCAACGCGCGGGCCTTCCTCCTCGATTGGTCGGCGTCGCGCGCCGCGGATTTCGCCTATTTCGAGGAGGATCTGCGCGCGATCGCCGGCCGGACGCCCGGCGTCGCGTTCCGCTTGCGGGCGACGAAGGCGGAGGGGCGGCTGTCCAGGGAGCAGGTGGCCGAGCTGTATCCTTACCGGCCGGGATCGCGGGCGCTCGTGTGCGGGCCCGATGCCTTCATGCGCGACGCGCAGGAGCACCTGCGCGCGGTGGGCTGGCCGCCGGACGCCATCGAGCAGGAGCTGTTCAGCTCGAACGTCGACACCGCCGGCGAGGTCCGCCCGACGCCGCTCCGGCGCGTCGGCGCGGCGCGGGCGGCTGGCGGCGTGTGTCCGGTCGAGCACGGGTCGTTCCACGTGACCCCCACCGCGCCCGAGGCGGTGCCGACCGAGGCCGAGGCGTTCCTGCGCCAGTGCTACGCGGAGCTCGGGGTGCCCTCGGCGGTGGAAGAGCGCTGGCAGGAGGTGCGGGCGAGCCTGGAGAAGCACGGGACGTACACGCACCTGCCCGACGAGCTCGCCTATGGCGCCCGGCTCGCGTGGCGCAACAGCTCGCGCTGCATCGGGCGCTTCTTCTGGTCGACGCTCCACGTGCGCGATCTGCGCCACCTGAAGACGGAGGAGGAGATCTTCCAGGCGCTGGTGGAGCACCTCGATCTGGCGACCAACGGGGGCGACATCCGGGCGACCATGACGGTGTTCAGGCCGGGTGAGCCGCGGATCCGCATCTGGAACGGTCAGCTGGTCCGCTATGCGGGCTACCGGCTCCCGGAGGGCGGCATCCTCGGCGATCCTGGGAACGTGGAGCTGACGGACCAGGCGCTCGCGCTGGGCTGGCCGGGCGGGGAGCGGACGCGCTTCGATCTGCTGCCGCTGATCATCCAGATCGGCGATGGCCGGCCGAAGTGGTTCGAGCTGCCGCGGGAGAAGGTGCTCGAGGTGCCGATCGAGCACCCGCGGTATGGATGGTTCGCCGAGCTCGGGCTGAAGTGGCACGCGCTGCCGGCGGTCTCCAACCTGGCCCTCGATCTCGGGGGGATCCAGTACTCGGCGGCGCCGTTCAACGGCTTTTACATGGGCACCGAGATCGGCGCGCGCAACCTGAGCGACGTGACGCGGTACGATCAGCTGCCGCTCATCGCGGATCGCCTGGGGCTGGACCGGACGCGCAGCGACACGCTGTGGCAGGACGCGGCGCTGGTCGAGCTGAACGTCGCGGTGCTGCACTCGTTCCGGCAGGCCAAGGTGCGGATGATGGACCACCACACGCTGTCGGAGTACTTCAAGAAGTTCGAGCAGCAGGAGCGGCAGTGCGAGCGCCCGGTCTATGCGGACTGGACGTGGATCGTCCCGCCGATGTCGGCGTCGACCATGGCGGTGTTCCACACGAACATGGAGAACAAGATCCTGAAGCCGAACTATCTGTATCAGGACGATCCGTGGAAGGAGCGGAAGGGGTAG